One part of the Acidobacteriota bacterium genome encodes these proteins:
- a CDS encoding NUDIX hydrolase — MKGRTNVKYEPKDKPRNPFPTVDIIIEYKKGDKEGIILIKRKNPPYGWAIPGGFIEYGEFAENTAIREAKEETNLDIEILSQLHTYSNPERDPRHHTISVVFVARGFGTAKAKDDASEIGIFNKDEIPENLAFDHNRILKNYFNLKEELQKFGLDFSFFRKIFD, encoded by the coding sequence ATGAAGGGAAGAACAAATGTAAAATATGAACCTAAAGACAAGCCGAGGAATCCATTCCCCACAGTGGATATTATCATCGAATATAAAAAAGGAGACAAAGAAGGAATCATTTTGATAAAAAGAAAAAATCCTCCCTATGGTTGGGCAATCCCAGGAGGTTTTATAGAATACGGCGAATTTGCAGAGAATACAGCAATAAGAGAAGCAAAAGAGGAGACAAACTTGGATATTGAAATTTTATCCCAGCTTCATACTTACTCTAACCCTGAACGAGACCCAAGACATCATACAATTTCAGTAGTTTTTGTTGCAAGAGGATTCGGAACCGCGAAGGCAAAGGATGATGCATCTGAGATTGGAATTTTTAATAAGGATGAAATTCCTGAAAATTTAGCCTTTGACCACAATAGAATCTTAAAAAATTATTTCAACCTGAAAGAGGAGCTTCAAAAATTTGGATTGGATTTCAGTTTTTTCAGAAAGATATTTGATTAA